The Acidobacteriota bacterium genome has a segment encoding these proteins:
- a CDS encoding DUF433 domain-containing protein has protein sequence MAARLPKPRNKTAKVELVREHHGGDVYEYYPLGQYVVAAPGVCGGRPSIKYTRIDARHVISFLDGGDVGRSVVSTLSQDRD, from the coding sequence GTGGCAGCCAGATTGCCCAAACCGCGGAACAAGACAGCCAAAGTGGAGTTAGTGAGAGAGCATCACGGCGGCGACGTTTATGAGTATTACCCTCTGGGTCAGTACGTCGTAGCCGCGCCTGGAGTCTGTGGGGGGCGGCCCTCGATCAAATACACGCGCATTGATGCGCGTCACGTGATCAGCTTCCTCGACGGCGGCGATGTTGGACGATCAGTTGTCAGCACCCTATCTCAAGACCGAGATTGA
- a CDS encoding M14 family zinc carboxypeptidase, with protein MHAFRFHPRGLSILTALILLSVVSSAQQSKPQTQDEDFARSVKEWTTKPEFMSPLVDHLPKVSGIPSPKDVLGHHIGAPGKLTYHAEALNYYRALAAKTARVKVFSIGTTDEGRECVVVAVGSEESIKNIDQYRAYLAQLADPRKLTDGQAREVIAKAKPIYHVMGGLHSGETGPPEMLMELAYRLAVEDSPVINQIRDNVIVTITPIAEPDGRDRYVDWYYRYKIDEKTEQDSLGGPPYWGKYIFHDNNRDINYSQVTMRTLIDWYLQWHPPIMHELHESVPFLYTFSGQAPQNPTLDPILYGELPWFSNFEMTQMIKYGMPGVWTHAFVDMWSPGYLGFMSSNHNGMLRMYETFGNAGANTMKRKVDSGEATGGGRISPTTREWYRPLPPYKEVVWSMRNNTNYMETGVLSALQLTASFPGVILENFYRKSRNSIESGKKDAPFGYVIPAGQLDMTRVARLVNTLRIQGIEIGRAAAELKVNEGTFSAGSLVIKRDQPYGRLAKILLEKQDFPDQNLRTYDDTGWTMGLMSHAEVKEIADKTILDIVVQPVDKLEIKGTVAAGQTATAYVIAHFGSNNMITLRYRLKDLKVETVEQAFKDGNTEFPAGSFIVPANQSGKDVQARVKAAVEPLGLTAAALSRIPDVPRHESDLPRLAIYSTWGNTQEVGWVRYALDKFEAPFDLIYKERVKKGDLRASYDVIVVPNQGRGGKGLVYDLEPKARPIAYTKTERFKNLGMYGESEDITGGMGIAGVAEFEKFINAGGLLITLGSASFFPPEFGLTRTIDAGRTSPQFYGPGPIVEAEILQAAHPLFYGYSQKTVPVRFANGPLLQVPERDRGSQVLMRFPGGDSSVLSGLMKGASEIRNRPAIVDVPVGRGRVLLFSTNPCYRWQNFGEFNMLFNAILNFNDIKTVQKKADQTPDGQDK; from the coding sequence ATGCACGCTTTCCGCTTTCACCCGCGAGGGCTATCCATCCTGACGGCCTTGATATTGCTCAGCGTGGTAAGCTCCGCTCAGCAGTCAAAACCTCAGACACAAGACGAAGACTTTGCCCGTTCCGTCAAAGAGTGGACGACGAAACCTGAATTCATGAGCCCGCTCGTCGATCACCTGCCCAAAGTTTCAGGGATACCCTCGCCAAAAGACGTGCTCGGCCATCACATAGGGGCGCCCGGCAAGCTCACCTATCATGCGGAAGCGCTGAACTACTATCGCGCGCTCGCCGCCAAGACGGCGCGCGTAAAGGTTTTCTCGATCGGCACCACCGATGAGGGACGTGAGTGCGTGGTCGTGGCGGTCGGCTCCGAGGAGTCGATCAAGAACATCGACCAGTATCGCGCTTACCTCGCCCAGCTTGCGGACCCGCGCAAACTCACCGACGGCCAGGCTCGCGAAGTAATCGCGAAAGCGAAGCCGATCTATCACGTTATGGGCGGGCTTCACAGCGGGGAGACCGGCCCACCCGAAATGCTCATGGAGCTCGCATATCGACTCGCCGTCGAAGACTCGCCGGTGATCAACCAGATTCGGGACAATGTGATCGTCACCATCACGCCGATTGCCGAACCCGATGGCCGCGACCGCTACGTCGATTGGTACTACCGCTACAAGATCGATGAGAAGACCGAACAAGATAGCCTGGGCGGGCCGCCTTACTGGGGCAAGTACATCTTTCACGACAACAACCGCGACATCAATTACTCGCAAGTGACGATGCGAACGCTGATCGACTGGTATCTACAGTGGCACCCGCCGATCATGCACGAGCTTCACGAGTCGGTGCCGTTTTTGTACACCTTCAGCGGGCAGGCGCCGCAGAACCCGACGCTCGATCCGATCCTGTACGGTGAGTTGCCGTGGTTTTCGAACTTCGAGATGACCCAGATGATCAAGTACGGAATGCCCGGCGTATGGACGCACGCTTTCGTGGACATGTGGTCGCCCGGTTATCTCGGATTCATGTCTTCGAATCACAACGGCATGCTGCGAATGTACGAAACGTTCGGTAACGCGGGCGCGAATACGATGAAGCGCAAAGTGGATTCGGGAGAGGCGACCGGCGGCGGACGCATCAGCCCTACCACCCGCGAATGGTATCGCCCGCTGCCGCCGTATAAAGAAGTGGTCTGGTCGATGCGCAACAACACGAACTACATGGAGACCGGCGTGCTGTCTGCGCTTCAGCTCACTGCGTCGTTTCCAGGAGTCATCCTCGAAAACTTCTATCGCAAGAGCCGCAACTCGATCGAGTCCGGTAAGAAAGACGCGCCGTTCGGTTATGTCATTCCGGCGGGTCAGCTCGATATGACCCGCGTTGCGCGGCTCGTCAACACGCTTCGTATCCAGGGTATCGAGATTGGCCGCGCGGCCGCCGAGCTCAAAGTGAACGAAGGGACCTTTTCTGCCGGCTCGCTGGTCATCAAACGCGATCAGCCTTATGGCAGGCTGGCAAAGATCCTTCTCGAGAAGCAGGATTTTCCCGATCAGAACCTTCGGACCTATGACGACACCGGTTGGACCATGGGCTTGATGAGTCACGCCGAGGTGAAAGAGATCGCGGACAAAACGATTTTGGACATCGTCGTCCAACCTGTCGACAAGCTCGAGATCAAGGGAACTGTCGCTGCCGGCCAAACAGCGACTGCTTATGTGATCGCGCACTTCGGCTCTAACAACATGATCACTCTGCGCTATCGACTGAAAGACCTCAAAGTGGAAACCGTCGAGCAGGCGTTCAAAGACGGCAACACCGAGTTCCCGGCGGGGTCGTTCATCGTGCCTGCCAACCAGAGCGGCAAAGATGTTCAAGCGCGAGTCAAAGCTGCGGTCGAGCCGCTTGGATTGACCGCAGCCGCGCTCTCGAGAATCCCTGACGTGCCCAGGCACGAATCGGATCTCCCGCGGCTGGCGATCTACAGCACCTGGGGCAACACCCAGGAGGTTGGCTGGGTGCGTTATGCGTTGGACAAGTTCGAAGCGCCTTTCGATCTGATCTACAAGGAGCGCGTTAAGAAAGGTGACTTGCGCGCTTCGTATGATGTGATCGTTGTGCCCAATCAAGGACGCGGCGGGAAGGGACTGGTCTATGATCTCGAGCCCAAAGCCAGGCCCATCGCGTACACAAAGACCGAGCGGTTCAAGAATCTTGGGATGTACGGCGAGTCCGAAGACATCACCGGAGGCATGGGCATCGCGGGCGTTGCGGAGTTCGAGAAATTCATTAATGCCGGCGGTCTGTTGATCACCCTGGGCAGCGCGAGTTTCTTCCCGCCGGAGTTCGGCCTCACTCGAACGATCGACGCAGGCAGAACATCGCCACAGTTTTACGGGCCGGGGCCAATCGTCGAAGCCGAGATTCTTCAGGCGGCGCATCCGCTTTTCTACGGGTACTCGCAGAAGACAGTCCCGGTGAGGTTCGCAAACGGGCCGTTGCTTCAAGTGCCCGAGCGCGATCGCGGCAGTCAGGTGTTGATGCGATTTCCGGGCGGCGATAGCTCGGTGTTGAGCGGGTTGATGAAGGGCGCGAGCGAGATTCGTAACCGGCCGGCGATTGTTGATGTTCCGGTGGGCCGTGGCCGCGTGCTGCTGTTTTCCACGAACCCTTGCTATCGATGGCAGAACTTTGGCGAGTTCAACATGCTGTTCAACGCTATCTTGAATTTCAACGACATCAAAACCGTGCAGAAGAAGGCCGATCAAACACCGGATGGACAGGATAAGTAG
- a CDS encoding OmpA family protein, giving the protein MRLQRFAVLRFFILVLPLLALSSSSVLGQENKSTTQTRDTGVRAGNRVVSSGQKTKVKGIIVRRDADTFAVADDVNDETVVLLTDRTTVRSKGGFLRSGKDYGVTSLLRGLRVEVEGRGNRDGQLVADKVRFDSDDLKTARVVDSRVAPVEDANKRLSGQVEEVGEISRLARDEAGVARNAAGKAHERISALDDYVVQDSANIYFRVNSAVISLEDQRALDELARKTATTKGYVIEIAGFADSSGDVARNRVLSQQRADAVVRYLQESHDIPLRRMVTPFGYGATKPAADNTTPQGRRQNRRVEVKILVSKGMAGSGS; this is encoded by the coding sequence ATGAGACTTCAAAGATTTGCTGTACTTCGCTTCTTCATTCTTGTACTGCCGCTCCTGGCGCTGAGTTCTTCTTCAGTGCTCGGGCAGGAAAACAAGTCAACCACCCAGACTCGTGACACTGGTGTAAGAGCCGGGAATCGCGTTGTCTCCAGCGGACAGAAAACAAAGGTCAAAGGAATAATAGTTCGCCGCGACGCCGACACTTTCGCCGTCGCCGATGATGTCAACGATGAGACCGTCGTTCTGCTGACCGATCGCACCACCGTCAGGTCGAAGGGCGGCTTCTTACGCTCCGGCAAGGACTACGGCGTGACAAGCTTGCTGCGCGGGCTGAGAGTCGAAGTCGAGGGTCGCGGCAATCGAGACGGCCAACTCGTCGCCGATAAAGTGCGCTTCGATTCAGACGATCTCAAGACCGCCCGTGTCGTGGATTCGCGTGTAGCCCCTGTCGAAGACGCGAATAAACGTCTCTCCGGGCAGGTCGAAGAGGTGGGCGAGATTTCAAGGCTCGCGAGAGACGAAGCCGGCGTAGCGAGAAATGCAGCCGGCAAAGCTCACGAGCGCATCTCCGCGCTTGACGATTACGTCGTCCAGGATTCCGCCAACATCTACTTCAGAGTGAACAGCGCGGTCATTTCGCTTGAGGACCAGCGGGCGCTCGACGAGCTGGCTCGCAAAACGGCGACGACCAAAGGATACGTCATCGAGATCGCGGGGTTCGCCGATTCTTCGGGTGACGTTGCGCGCAATCGCGTGTTGAGCCAGCAACGGGCGGATGCCGTGGTGCGTTACCTGCAGGAGAGCCACGATATTCCATTGCGGCGTATGGTGACGCCGTTCGGGTATGGCGCGACGAAGCCGGCGGCTGACAACACTACGCCGCAAGGACGCCGTCAGAATCGTCGAGTAGAAGTAAAGATACTCGTGAGCAAGGGAATGGCCGGGTCGGGCTCATAG
- a CDS encoding MG2 domain-containing protein has translation MSFVKQNRWSRTALVLICVAVATLLLTIAPRDEVFADDNELAAIYRNGSLEVFVPNQETTARNQTLSLEILDANDKLVARAVRSISSSDNRASRVTIPLDKSLALEDLAWDRLKINTGDSSKIVSLSEILRIPVVRIFAQRAYAAGSTASVRVITSDSKAGNPLRDSRVKLELMDGDRSTTLFTGRTDALGTAQVSFTLPAGSYGSRQLRVTADTPLGTVTANQPIQLERRDRILLTTDKPLYQPGQTIHLRALALDGPTHAAAAEQPITLEVEDGKGNKVFKKRDRTDRFGIASADFELADEVNFGPYHIRAILGDNEAASMQEKTVTVDRYVLPKFKVEVELSNDAARQQASYYSPGETVKGKITARYLFGKPLANAEVTVKVTTFDVQAVELGQANGKTDAEGHFPFSSKLPDFFAGRSTQQGSAPVSIAVEVKDTAQHTETKSRNVLVSRTPILIMAVPESGRLLPGLENRVYILTSYPDGTPAPATVTGNITPSRIQTDASGVATITLRAGNDPVVLNLKAVDARGRAAQADVKLDSASQTQSLMLRTNQAVYKIGDKLRLETISTRKRGAVYIDVVKDGQTLITRAIDISGGRGDLSLDLTPAMFGTIEVRAYQITSDADPISDRRLVYVDPADDLKVEVSAEQESYKPGEEACVNFRVTDQAGRPVSAALGVEIVDEAVFALSDKQPGFEKVFMYLEKQLLTPRYEVHQFSFDKVLLDDFEGEKPAQIARRERAAQVLLAAAGTVSDKDVRAEFGREAIQAKRGQYLALYAGRLNEKAQTIARAMSGYYEHHEAAPSGFNRDLQLFASEGNAQSRILEDSWGNPLVGDGRFTTNANSYLTLRSMGPDRRAGTADDISFQVYAQRKPQTNANRYGQFKGRATVHSDAIAGGRAAVEGTVKDKDANAIAGVKVSSRRVANGMTISVYTDASGRFTIPNLAPGSYQVVFESESYQPTVYRTLSLNAGARGVVEAVLESRGITPVTLTAYLNYSGEFGQAIGRAGGRPEAILEFAVRKDAARLADMPAGVVAPRAEPSPSKVVAPGGDRDEKQAAGAEPRVRSFFPETLYTNPSLITDGQGRASIHVPMADSITTWRVTSLASTARGALGSSTAPIRVFQDFFVDLDLPVSLTEGDVVSVPVAVYNYLPKAQRVSLELRQDPWFALDNDNANKQVEVGAGEVTAASFRVKASKIGEQQLQVTARLVDAAANQPGDAVARSVTVLPNGEEHAVVVNERLEGAVTKDVVIPAGAIADASKIFVKLYPGALSQVVEGLDSILQMPGGCFEQTSSSTYPNILVMDYLKTSKKITPEIQAKAEGFISLGYQRLVTFEVPGGGFSWFGQAPANKILTSYGLMQFSDMSRVHEVDQRLIDRTQNWLVSQQQPDGSFKPDTYFINEGATNRYNTDVVRITAYIGWALAASGYKSEAVEKAKQFVASHITGKEDVYTLAVIANFAADYGKDKAWTEAAINTLAARATEGPKTAYWKQEGETPTSARNDSADLETTALAAQALLKSGQKSGLAKKALDYLTEKKDAFGNWQTTQATILSLKAFLLSFTKGTNADTAGTVEVSIDGKAVERVQITKDNNDLLHLVDLKAYTHEGAHRVSLSFAGKGSMQYQIIGRYYVPWGRRVDAGPREPLTIDVSYDRTRLAQDETATAKVKVQNNTPAKAKMIMVDLGIPPGFEPSGEDFAALVDSTRDKNGGKLEKYTITAKQVILYFDGLNARQRMDFSFKLRAKFPVRAQTFSSRVYEYYNPTVEDKTKPVEMTVVAK, from the coding sequence ATGAGTTTCGTGAAACAGAACAGATGGTCGAGAACTGCCCTGGTGTTGATCTGCGTCGCCGTTGCGACGCTCTTGCTGACGATCGCGCCGCGCGATGAAGTGTTCGCCGACGACAACGAGCTTGCCGCCATTTATCGCAACGGCTCGCTTGAAGTGTTCGTGCCCAATCAAGAAACCACGGCTCGCAACCAGACGTTGAGCCTCGAGATACTCGATGCGAACGACAAGCTTGTTGCCAGGGCCGTTCGATCCATATCGTCCTCAGATAATCGCGCCTCGAGAGTAACGATCCCTCTCGATAAGAGCCTGGCGCTCGAAGATCTGGCGTGGGATCGCTTGAAGATCAACACCGGCGATTCGTCAAAGATCGTTTCGCTTTCGGAAATACTTCGCATACCGGTAGTTCGCATCTTCGCGCAACGGGCTTACGCCGCCGGATCAACGGCGTCGGTGCGAGTAATCACGTCCGATTCGAAAGCCGGCAACCCGCTTCGCGACAGCCGGGTGAAGCTCGAGCTTATGGACGGCGATCGCTCTACCACGCTTTTCACAGGGCGAACCGACGCGCTGGGCACCGCTCAAGTGTCCTTTACCCTGCCTGCTGGAAGCTACGGCTCACGGCAGTTGCGAGTTACGGCTGACACGCCACTCGGCACTGTCACGGCCAATCAACCGATTCAACTCGAACGCCGGGATCGCATACTGCTCACCACCGACAAGCCGCTCTACCAGCCGGGTCAGACGATCCATCTGCGGGCGCTCGCGCTCGATGGGCCGACTCACGCAGCGGCAGCGGAGCAGCCGATCACGCTCGAGGTCGAAGACGGCAAAGGGAACAAGGTCTTCAAGAAACGTGATCGCACCGACCGCTTCGGCATCGCCTCGGCGGACTTCGAGCTCGCCGACGAAGTCAACTTCGGGCCTTATCACATCCGCGCGATCCTCGGCGATAACGAGGCCGCTTCCATGCAGGAGAAGACCGTCACCGTAGACCGTTACGTTCTGCCAAAGTTTAAGGTGGAAGTCGAGCTGAGCAACGACGCGGCCAGGCAGCAGGCCAGCTACTACTCGCCGGGCGAGACGGTGAAGGGGAAGATCACTGCGCGATACTTGTTCGGCAAGCCGCTCGCCAATGCTGAAGTCACGGTGAAGGTCACAACTTTTGACGTGCAAGCGGTCGAGCTTGGACAAGCCAATGGCAAGACCGACGCCGAGGGTCACTTTCCGTTTTCATCCAAGCTGCCCGATTTCTTTGCCGGCCGCTCGACTCAGCAAGGCAGCGCCCCAGTTTCCATCGCTGTCGAAGTCAAAGATACTGCGCAACACACCGAAACAAAGTCGCGTAACGTTCTTGTTTCAAGAACGCCTATCCTGATAATGGCAGTCCCTGAAAGCGGGCGGTTGCTTCCGGGGCTTGAGAACCGGGTTTATATTCTGACTTCTTACCCCGATGGAACGCCTGCTCCGGCAACTGTCACTGGAAACATTACTCCATCGCGCATCCAGACCGACGCGAGCGGAGTCGCGACGATTACACTTCGCGCGGGCAACGACCCGGTCGTGCTCAATCTGAAAGCCGTGGATGCGCGAGGGCGCGCCGCACAAGCAGACGTGAAGCTCGATAGCGCGAGTCAAACTCAGAGCCTGATGCTTCGCACCAACCAGGCCGTTTACAAGATCGGAGATAAGCTTCGACTGGAAACTATTTCTACCAGGAAACGGGGCGCTGTTTACATCGACGTAGTGAAGGATGGGCAGACGCTGATCACGCGAGCTATCGACATATCCGGCGGGCGCGGAGATTTATCGCTCGATCTAACGCCGGCGATGTTCGGAACGATCGAAGTTCGGGCATATCAAATTACCTCGGACGCCGATCCGATTTCAGATCGCCGCCTCGTCTACGTCGATCCCGCTGATGATTTGAAAGTCGAAGTTTCCGCTGAGCAAGAGAGCTACAAACCCGGCGAGGAAGCCTGCGTCAACTTTCGCGTCACCGACCAGGCGGGCCGGCCGGTATCGGCGGCGCTCGGCGTCGAGATCGTCGACGAAGCAGTGTTCGCCCTTTCCGATAAGCAGCCGGGCTTCGAGAAAGTGTTCATGTATCTCGAGAAACAGTTGCTGACCCCTCGATATGAAGTTCATCAATTCTCTTTTGATAAAGTGCTGCTCGATGACTTTGAGGGAGAGAAGCCTGCGCAGATTGCACGACGCGAGCGCGCTGCCCAGGTGTTGCTCGCGGCGGCGGGAACGGTGAGCGACAAAGATGTTCGAGCGGAGTTTGGCCGCGAAGCAATACAAGCGAAGCGCGGCCAGTATCTCGCGCTATACGCCGGACGGCTCAACGAAAAAGCACAGACGATAGCTCGCGCGATGAGCGGTTACTACGAGCATCACGAGGCTGCGCCTTCGGGCTTCAATCGCGATCTGCAGTTATTCGCCTCGGAAGGGAACGCGCAGAGCAGGATACTCGAAGACTCCTGGGGAAATCCGCTGGTCGGCGACGGGAGATTCACTACAAATGCTAACTCGTATTTGACTCTTCGCTCGATGGGACCGGACCGCCGCGCGGGGACTGCCGATGACATCAGTTTTCAGGTCTATGCGCAGCGCAAACCGCAGACTAATGCGAATCGCTACGGGCAGTTCAAGGGCCGAGCGACCGTGCACAGCGACGCGATTGCAGGGGGACGCGCTGCAGTCGAAGGTACAGTCAAAGACAAAGACGCCAACGCGATTGCCGGCGTGAAGGTGTCGTCGCGGCGAGTCGCAAACGGTATGACCATTTCGGTGTACACGGATGCGAGCGGACGTTTCACGATACCGAATCTCGCGCCGGGAAGTTATCAGGTGGTCTTCGAGAGCGAATCGTATCAGCCTACCGTTTACAGGACGCTTTCGCTTAACGCGGGCGCGCGAGGAGTCGTTGAAGCTGTGCTTGAATCGCGCGGCATCACGCCTGTCACTCTGACCGCTTATTTGAATTACAGCGGTGAGTTCGGCCAGGCAATTGGAAGAGCAGGGGGCAGGCCGGAAGCGATATTGGAGTTCGCAGTGCGGAAAGACGCCGCGCGCTTAGCTGATATGCCGGCAGGCGTAGTTGCGCCGAGGGCCGAACCCTCACCAAGCAAGGTGGTCGCGCCTGGCGGTGATCGAGATGAGAAACAGGCTGCTGGAGCCGAGCCTCGCGTGCGAAGCTTCTTTCCTGAAACGCTCTACACGAATCCGTCGCTGATCACCGACGGACAGGGGCGCGCTTCGATTCACGTTCCGATGGCCGATTCGATCACGACCTGGCGAGTCACTTCGCTGGCTTCAACCGCGCGCGGGGCGCTCGGCTCATCGACCGCTCCCATTCGCGTGTTTCAGGATTTCTTCGTCGATCTGGATCTACCGGTCTCGCTCACTGAAGGTGACGTCGTTTCGGTGCCGGTCGCAGTCTACAACTATCTGCCAAAGGCCCAACGAGTCTCGCTCGAGTTGAGACAAGACCCCTGGTTCGCACTCGACAACGACAACGCCAACAAGCAAGTCGAAGTCGGCGCAGGCGAAGTGACCGCGGCTTCCTTCCGCGTGAAGGCTTCCAAGATCGGCGAGCAGCAGTTGCAAGTCACCGCGCGGCTCGTGGACGCGGCAGCCAATCAACCGGGCGACGCAGTGGCGCGCTCGGTCACCGTGCTTCCCAACGGCGAAGAGCACGCGGTTGTCGTCAACGAACGACTCGAAGGAGCGGTGACCAAGGACGTAGTGATTCCCGCCGGCGCGATAGCCGATGCATCGAAGATCTTCGTGAAGCTTTATCCCGGCGCGCTGTCGCAGGTAGTCGAGGGACTCGATTCGATCTTGCAGATGCCGGGCGGCTGCTTCGAGCAGACTTCGTCCTCGACTTATCCGAATATTCTGGTGATGGACTACCTGAAGACCAGCAAGAAGATCACGCCCGAGATTCAAGCAAAGGCCGAAGGCTTCATCTCACTCGGCTATCAGCGGCTGGTGACGTTTGAGGTGCCGGGCGGCGGTTTCTCGTGGTTCGGTCAGGCGCCAGCGAACAAGATACTCACTTCTTACGGCTTGATGCAGTTCTCCGATATGTCGCGAGTGCACGAAGTCGATCAGCGATTGATCGATCGCACGCAGAACTGGCTGGTCTCACAGCAACAGCCCGACGGCAGCTTTAAGCCGGACACTTACTTCATCAACGAAGGCGCGACGAATCGCTACAACACAGACGTCGTGCGTATCACCGCGTACATCGGGTGGGCGCTTGCGGCTTCGGGCTACAAGAGTGAAGCAGTCGAGAAGGCGAAGCAGTTCGTCGCCTCGCACATAACGGGCAAGGAAGATGTCTACACGCTCGCGGTGATCGCGAACTTTGCGGCGGACTACGGCAAAGACAAAGCGTGGACAGAAGCCGCGATCAACACTCTTGCGGCGCGTGCAACCGAGGGACCGAAGACGGCTTACTGGAAACAGGAAGGGGAGACCCCAACATCTGCGCGAAATGATTCGGCTGATCTTGAAACGACTGCGCTTGCCGCGCAGGCGTTGCTCAAGAGCGGCCAAAAGAGCGGGCTTGCGAAGAAGGCGCTCGACTACCTGACCGAAAAGAAAGACGCGTTCGGGAACTGGCAGACTACGCAGGCGACTATTCTTTCATTGAAGGCGTTCCTGCTGTCGTTCACAAAAGGAACGAACGCGGACACCGCCGGAACGGTCGAGGTGTCGATTGACGGCAAAGCGGTCGAACGCGTGCAGATCACCAAAGACAACAACGACCTGTTGCACCTCGTTGACCTCAAGGCTTACACGCACGAGGGAGCGCATCGCGTAAGCCTTTCGTTCGCAGGGAAGGGAAGCATGCAGTATCAGATCATCGGGCGCTACTACGTTCCGTGGGGTCGGCGAGTGGACGCCGGCCCGCGCGAGCCTCTCACGATCGACGTGAGCTACGACCGCACGCGGTTGGCGCAAGACGAAACAGCGACAGCGAAAGTGAAAGTCCAGAACAACACGCCGGCAAAAGCCAAGATGATCATGGTTGACCTTGGAATTCCGCCGGGCTTCGAACCATCGGGGGAAGACTTCGCTGCGTTGGTGGATTCAACTCGCGACAAGAACGGCGGCAAGCTCGAGAAGTACACGATCACCGCCAAGCAGGTTATCCTCTACTTTGACGGTTTGAACGCGAGACAGCGGATGGACTTCTCGTTTAAGCTCCGAGCCAAATTCCCGGTGCGAGCCCAGACCTTCTCTTCACGGGTGTACGAGTACTACAACCCGACGGTCGAGGATAAGACGAAGCCAGTGGAGATGACCGTCGTAGCGAAGTAG